In the genome of Scylla paramamosain isolate STU-SP2022 chromosome 49, ASM3559412v1, whole genome shotgun sequence, one region contains:
- the LOC135095394 gene encoding zinc finger protein 264-like isoform X1 gives MSEQQQQQQQQQQSASGVGRHRHGGKNHLEAGSSVHRGESKFECQQCDKTFRYKYGLRQHILRHSGVRNYDCFQCRKKFITKSELTTHVMTHSGVRNYECLECGKKFTRKSYLTSHSLIHSGVRNYECLECGKKFTTKRNLTTHTLTHSGVRNYECLECGKKFTTKGALTRHMLVHSGVRNYECLECGKKFTQKGYLTRHSLTHSGVRNYECAECGKRFASSSELNKHTFRHTGLREFKCDVCGKCFKTKCDITRHMRIHYTTNGDLITHTLTHSGVRIYECLECGKKFNAKSLFTRHSLTHSGVRSYECLECGKKFTQKGYLSRHNLTHTVVKNYVCEECGKRFACSSELNRHAFRHTGLREFKCDVCGKCFKTKGDIANHMSLHF, from the coding sequence ATgagtgagcagcagcagcagcagcagcagcagcagcagtctgcctcaggtgtggggaggcATAGGCATGGTGGCAAGAATCACCTGGAGGCAGGCAGCTCTGtccacagaggagagagcaaaTTTGAGTGTCAGCAGTGTGATAAAACTTTTAGATACAAATATGGGCTTAGGCAACACATTCTGAggcacagtggtgttagaaattatgattGTTTTCAATGTAGGAAAAAATTTATCACAAAGTCTGAGCTCACCACACATGTcatgacacacagtggtgttagaaattatgagtgtctggaatgtggaaagaaatttacCAGAAAGTCTTACCTCACCAGTCACAGCCTGatacacagtggtgttagaaattatgagtgtctggaatgtggaaaaaaatttaCCACAAAACgtaacctcaccacacacaccctgacacacagtggtgttagaaattatgagtgtttggaatgtgggaaaaaatttacCACAAAGGGTGCCCTCACCAGACACATGCTGgtacacagtggtgttagaaattatgagtgtttggaatgtggaaagaaatttacccaaaagGGATACCTCACCAGACACagcctgacacacagtggtgttagaaattatgagtgtgctGAGTGTGGTAAAAGATTTGCCTCCAGTTCTGAGCTAAATAAACACACCTTCAGACACACTGGCTTGAGGGAGTTcaagtgtgatgtttgtgggaagtgtttcaagacaaagTGTGACATTACCAGGCACATGAGGATCCACTACACCACAAACGGTGACCTcatcacacacaccctgacacacagtggtgttagaattTATGAGTGTCTGGAATGTGGGAAGAAGTTTAATGCAAAGTCTCTGTTCACCAGACactccctgacacacagtggtgttagaagtTATGAGTGTCtggaatgtggaaagaaatttacccaaaagGGTTACCTCTCTAGACACAACCTAACACACACTGTTGTTAAAAATTATGTGTGTGAAGAGTGTGGTAAAAGATTTGCTTGCAGCTCTGAGCTCAATAGACACGCCTTCAGACACACTGGCTTGAGGGAGTTcaagtgtgatgtttgtggcaagtgtttcaagacaaaggGTGACATTGCCAACCACATGAGCCTCCACTTTtga